CCCAGATACACAAGGCTTACTCCTGCTTCCTGTCCCCAAAGAGCGACTCATGGTGTTATCTGGTACACATGGGCCCAGACTTCGGCCCCACCCACCTGGGTCCTCAATGGGCACCACCTCGAAGCCACCTGAGTCAGCTCGGGCTCGCTTCTTCCCCACTGGTGTTGGCGGCCTGCggggagaagaggagagctgtCAGAACAGGGGTAGGGGCAGGTTGGGATCCCTGCGTCCCCCCTCTCCAGGGCTGTGGAACAGGACAGAGCATCCAGACTGCCCCTTTCCCATCCCTCACCTCTCCTCATCACTGCTGCTGTCATCGTCACTGCTCTCCTCACCCTGTGCTTCACCAGCGTCCAGTCTCGTGTCCACTGCGGTCTCGGGCTTGGTCACAGCTCCCTCCTGGGGAACCttcttctgccctttcccattcACCTTGTCTACAAAACAGGAGCCAGTGGGGGAGGGAAGGTGGAGGCGGACCCCACTCCAGAACTTAACCCCTTCCTCCAGAGACACAGCTTGTTAATGCTACACTAATGCAGGATCATTAACTGTACAATGTTACAGGCTGGAAAGGACCGCGGGAAATCTCCAGCTACACACCAGCTCCCCACAGAGGTTCCCAAGCAACGCAGCCCCCTCACTGACCTGTCCGAGACTTCCGCTGTCTCTCAGCCAGCATCTGTGACTGCCCCAGTTCCAGGTCCTCATCTGCATTGTCCTCGATGCCAGCAAAAGCATCCTGTGAATGGGGAACAGCATGTCTGCGGATGTAGGGCAGAGTTGGGGAGGAGATGTTGAGGCCAAGGCTGCACCATCGGTTCTGGGTCACTGGGACTCACCTTCCCAAACCACAAACTAGTCTGCCGTTCCTCCAGCACTGACTTCTCCTCCAGGGGCACCAGCAGGggattttcctcttcctcctctttctcctcgaAGGTCACCCTGTGATAGACAGCAGCAGGATCAGTGCCCACAGCCAGGACAGAGTgtgccctccccttcccccagtccccagagCTGCTCCAAAGGGAACCCCTACCCCAGGACAGCGTCACACAGCTCTCACCTCTTTGCACCCTGTTCTcgcctttccttctccagctggCGCTGATGTGCCTCTATCTCAACCAGCTCCTCTGGGTCCAGATCGCTGGCCAGGGATACATCATCTGCTTCGTCCCGATCTGAGAGACAAATATCATCGTCCCCAGGCCCCATCTCCAGGAGGGCGTCTGCTGATGCCATGTCCCCCCGGGCCACCTCATTCAGCAGCTGCGATATGAATGAAACAGTAGTCATGAGCAAAAGTCTATCTCCTACCTACCTGCCAACATCCCAGTTCCACCAGTGGCCCTAGGAACCTTCCCATTGTCCACATACCTGGGTCCTGTGGATAGTCTGGAGGGAGAACATGCTAGTGTCGCTCTCGTCGGCAATGGAGACACCGGGGAGGTCCATCTTCAACTCCACGCGCTCACGCTGCTTCCGCTGCTCCTTCaggatcttcttcttcttcctggagGAGATGAAGAAATGAGGCCACGCTGCCCGCCACGTCTCAGTGTCTCATTCCACCGCCACGTTGCTGCCAGACATCTCATCTCCCAGAACCAAAAAAAGGCCCGAGAGCACTACCATCCCACTGTGAGGGGTCCCCAACCTTGGGGCAAAGAGAGCCCACAATAGCTGGGAACAGCTGCTTCACCTGCTTGGAGGAGTAGATGGTCCCGACCCGAGATGCAGAGCCACCACCCCCTCTCTATAGGGGACAGGCCCTGACATTACTGCCCCATCCCCACACCCGGAGCCCTGCTACGCTATGCTGGCACGATGTTCCCCCAGCTCTCTTTCATGTCCGAGCAGTTTTCACCTCTTTAACTCTGCCAGCTCCTTGGCCTTCATCTCTGCCAATGCCAGCTctacctcctcctcttccgccaCCTCATCAGCCGTGGCTCTTGGGGacatcttcttttcctcctcctggccttccTCTTCTTCGCCGGAGCTCAGGCTACCAAAAAGAAGCAGAGCGTGTCTCTTCTGGTGGCAGCCCCAACCAACCACAGTGGTGCCTTGGGGCAGCCCTGGTTTCTCCTACCTGATATCCAGCTCCTTCGCCTGCTCTTTCAGCTTTTTGGCGAGGAAACGTCGCAGCTTTGTCCTCCAGTTCAGCAGAGCCCTGTGCGGGGAGGCAGCCAGTTAGAGACACCTGCCCAGGCCCAGCGTGACGCCCTTGCCCAGTCCCAGTCTCCACAGTACCTGAGCTCCTTGCGTCCCAGCACGCGGATGTCCTTGCAGCACTGACGCAGCTCCTCCGTGGTGGCACTGTGATTCTCCAGCTCACCATCCCCTAGCGTGATCTGGACGCAGCAGAGAAAAAGGGCTGCCACTCCCAAGccacagcccctgccctgcctccctttcctctgcactAGCAGGGCTGGGAGCTACTGCTGGGGCAGCCAGCTGCCTTCTTTCGCTGCTCCGTGCTCCTGACGACCAGGCTCTGTGGCCACCAAGGTTTCTCTGGCCTCAGACACTCACCTCATTGGCCTTGGAGAGAAAGTCCACGGGGTTGGGAGCCTTGAGGAAGTCCATCAGGGTGAAGCGACGGTACAGAGTCGTGTCACCATCTGCATAACCTTCTGCCTACAGAAGAAGGGAGCCTTATGAGCCAGGCAGCTTCAACCATCCCCAAAAGTCAAATAATTTGCATCTACCTGCAGCATCCACCTAAACGTGCCCAAGTGACACAGGGACAAGGACAGGTTATGAGCCCTTACCACCTGCTGAGTAACAGGCCCAGCTCTAGGATGTCTCCTCCAGCCTCGACCTAACCTCAGGTGCAGAAAGGAGTTGGTGAGAGAGGCTTGTGAAGCTCCACTCCCAGTTGAAGTTGCCTGACACAACCACTGGTGTCCTGTGCCCCAAAGACATCTCACGGAGACATAAGCCCCATAGCCAACTACTGCACGGAATATGTAATACTGATCTATTCCCACCCAGGCTCATGGCTTGTTCACAGCTCCCCCACCTTCAACAGCAGTGAACCTCTCCATCATCCCTTCCAACCCCTGGTATCCTGGGATCTCTCGTTTTCCTAGACAGCTCTCCtgattaaacatttttaatatttaatgtttgGCTCTGCTGCGCAGCAAAGCAAGTCGGCCAGATGCCCAACACCCTCTTCTctcctgcagcttttcagctgctcatGAGCTCCCAGAAGccatctcctccttctcctcacagACTTTGTCTAACTGCTGTCCCCCCAGGAGTTTTCCCTGCCAATCTGTCCCGTGAGGGAGCTGAACCCAGAAAGGCAGGTGGTTCCTCAAGACAAGTAGAGTAGGGAAAAGGGCTCCACAGAGCCAGACCCTCCCTCAGGCTATGGCTGTTCCCTTGAGTCCGTTCTTTGCTGAGGGACACTTAGTCTACCCCAGGAACGCACCATCCTCATACCTTTGGTTTCTTCTTGCTCAGCAGCTCACTCACGGACTTGGTCTGAACCTCCACCTCCTTGAAGGCATATTTCGGGTCAAAGAACTTGCTGTCAATTTTATCTGGAGCCTGATAACCTGTGATGTGGGAATTGGAGAGTTCAGCAGGTTTCTCCCTGCCCTATCCCAGTGCACCAAGCTGCCAACAGCTGCAAGTATCCTCAGCTGCTCACCCTGGCACACCACGAAGATCTCAGCGGACTCATTGCGGGAGGCTTGGGGCTTGGTGGCTTGGACCTTGCGGAAGAACTGCTGGAAGATCCAGAGGAGAGGCTGGTAGTCCCGGGAGCGAAAAACCTTGGTGATGAACCAGCCGCCTTTGCAGAGAAATTCGCAGGCGAGTTTCAGGGCCATAAGAGTCAGGTTGGCTGaagagggagaaagcagcagtCAACAGAGTTGTCAACTCCCCATCACCTAGCTCCTTGCTCCGCAACATGTGCCACCATCCACTGTGCCCTGCTGGGGCATGAGACGCACCCGCCCTTGCAACCCCTGGCAACTGCCCTAGGCCACACAGCAGCCCCGCGAGGGCCCTACCTTGGGAGTAAGCGTCGTGCACCCAGCTGGCCCCCACGTTGGGTGCTCCATCATTCAGCACCACGTCCACCTTCCATGTCTGCAGCTCCTTGCGCAGGGCCTGAGGGTCAGAAGTGCATGTTAGTCCTGCTAATCCCTGTCATTCTGCACAAGCCAGCAGGTAGCATCTCCAGTCCCCAAAAGCCCACGTTTCCACCTGCCTGCCAACCCAGACAGTCCGTTCAGCTGCCTGCCCCAGTCCTACCCCCAAAATGAGCCCTGACTAAGCAGCTAGGGTGACCTCCAGCCCAGACAGACCTGCTGAGTCCCAGATCAAGAGATGACACTTAGCAGGGTGGTTTTTACCTGGCGACACTTCTCAGTGGTGATGTCCTCCTGCAGCGTCACCACGTTGGGAATGGGTTTGATAGGGACCAAGTCCACCCCTGGTATAAGGAAGAGATGTCAACGTCGAAATTTTCCCCCCAACCTGGGTTCCAGCCTGGCTTCCCAGCTCACCCCTTCCGTGTACCAGGGCCCCCAAAGCACCCCATCCCTCAAGTCAGATCCAGGGACTGCGGAGGTGGTCCCTGCCCCAAGTCTCCCCTACGACATCCTTGACCACCCCTGCTCCAGCTCAGTGCAGGGTCCCACAACTCACCAATGATCAAGCTGGAAACAGGCATGAATTTGGAAGCCACCTGTAAcctgcagagagcagagaggGTAAAAGCTACGGCAGGATCCCATGAGAACCACCAACCTTGAATCATGCTGCCTAAGGCTTGGGATCTGCCTTGGGATCTGCGACAGGGAACAAGACGAACTGCCTAGGCAGGAAGTATAAAAGCCAGTTCGCTACAAGGTCCCAGCTATCCAAATCACCAGACTCCTACCTTCTTTGTGAAAGCCTTTTTCACAGGCACCCTTGAGTCAGGAATAGGTTAGCTATCCAGATAGAATAACTTGGATAGCCCCCATCTTGCCATGCGGGGGAGCCACAAAGGCTTAGGGCTACTCAACTAACAGCACACACAAATAAAATGATCACTAAAGAGTACTTCAGTCTGCACTACTTAAACACAGCCCAGACACTGAGCCTCCTGCAAGTAGATGCCTGTTGGCTTATGGCTCAGAGCCCGTGGCAGTAGGGGGCATTTCAGCGGCTTCAACAAGAAGTAATCATGTTTCTCATCAATTCCCCCAAAGCAACAAGGTATCTGGGGCAGGTGGAGCACGTATAACTCCAGCTGCAGCTTGTGCAGACCAGCTTTCAAACCGGAGCCAAACGAGCGTGTTCCTCTGGGCTCTGGCTAGTCTGGCTCACCCATGCACCTCCAGGAGGGAGGCCCATGGGGTAGCCAGGCCTGGTGTGGGGCAGCTGGAGATGTTGGGCCATGGCTCCGGGCCTGGCGACACTCACCACCCACCAGGGGCTGCACATAGGTCCAGCAGTGCCCGGGCCTTTTGCAAGAATTGGAACTTCCTATTGAGCTGGAGAAGTTTGAAGGAGGAGCGGGAGCGAAAGCCTGCAGAAAGAAGAGTGAGGGGTTACAGATTACTGGGAGTTATGGGTTTGCTCCTCTCCTCCCGACAGCGCGCAGGCTCCACTTACCCGTCTCCTTGGCCAGGTGGTAGAACTTGTCCCGCCGACTCTTGCCTACTTTGCTCTTCTTGCCCATGGTGGCGTCAGGCCGGGACCCCGGTGGGGCTGGGAGCTACGGTCACCTCTGCGCACGGACCTGCGGGGAGGCTAACGGGCTGAgctcggggcggcagggccaggaggacCGACCCGG
The sequence above is a segment of the Struthio camelus isolate bStrCam1 chromosome 25, bStrCam1.hap1, whole genome shotgun sequence genome. Coding sequences within it:
- the FTSJ3 gene encoding pre-rRNA 2'-O-ribose RNA methyltransferase FTSJ3 produces the protein MGKKSKVGKSRRDKFYHLAKETGFRSRSSFKLLQLNRKFQFLQKARALLDLCAAPGGWLQVASKFMPVSSLIIGVDLVPIKPIPNVVTLQEDITTEKCRQALRKELQTWKVDVVLNDGAPNVGASWVHDAYSQANLTLMALKLACEFLCKGGWFITKVFRSRDYQPLLWIFQQFFRKVQATKPQASRNESAEIFVVCQGYQAPDKIDSKFFDPKYAFKEVEVQTKSVSELLSKKKPKAEGYADGDTTLYRRFTLMDFLKAPNPVDFLSKANEITLGDGELENHSATTEELRQCCKDIRVLGRKELRALLNWRTKLRRFLAKKLKEQAKELDISLSSGEEEEGQEEEKKMSPRATADEVAEEEEVELALAEMKAKELAELKRKKKKILKEQRKQRERVELKMDLPGVSIADESDTSMFSLQTIHRTQLLNEVARGDMASADALLEMGPGDDDICLSDRDEADDVSLASDLDPEELVEIEAHQRQLEKERREQGAKRVTFEEKEEEEENPLLVPLEEKSVLEERQTSLWFGKDAFAGIEDNADEDLELGQSQMLAERQRKSRTDKVNGKGQKKVPQEGAVTKPETAVDTRLDAGEAQGEESSDDDSSSDEERPPTPVGKKRARADSGGFEVVPIEDPVRRARVLDAEGLALGSVIATSKKARRDLIDDSFNRYSFNEDEGELPEWFTEEEKQHRRKQIPLDRQTVEEYRQRWRQINARPIKKVAEAKARKKRRMLKKMEQMKKKAEAVVSTVDISEREKVAQLRRIYKKAGLGKEKRQVTYLVAKKGVGPRVRRPPGVKGQFKVVDSRLKKDVRAQKRKDQKKKRRK